The Tolypothrix sp. PCC 7712 region CACAAATTAATAATTATCCATCAGCCTTGGTTCCATATCGAGGAGCAGTTGCACCCAATGGCACACTTTTTCTTGTCAGTAAGGTCGATAGTTATATTACCAGGTGGGATAATTATCGAGGAGAAAGTCAAGATATTTTCACACGTGGTAATGAACAAGCAAACTATGCAATAGTTAACATCAATCAATCATCTGATGCAGTTCCAGAAGGTAATATGTTAGCTACTGTAATGGCTGGTTTTTTCTTCGTTGTTGGCATGAAGATGCAGAGGAAAATGGCAAAATTAAATCAACAAAACAAATGAGCAAAAGCTGACATTTCATAATTCTTTGTAGATGCTCACAAATACACCCTTAACTACTTGTATGTAAAGTTGAGGGTGTTACAACACCTTTGAAGTAAGTCAGGTACATCATGAGTAATGAGTAATGAGTAAAAAATTTACTTATTACTCATTACTTTTTCAATTAGTTGCTGTACCTCATAAACATCGAATCTGCTGTAATTTTTGGCATATCTGTAGATAGCCAGAATTTCTATTTCATCTCAAATAAAATTCTCTTAGTTAAGAACAATGGGAAGCAACATTAAAATTGGTGTCATTGGCTATGGTTATTGGGGCCCGAATTTAGTTAGAAATTTTTCGGAAATACCAGGAGCAGAAATCAAGACAGTCAGTGATTTTAAACCAGAATTACTGGCAAAGGTACAGGCAAGATATCCCAAAATTAACGTGACAACAGATTGTCGCGATATCTTCACAGATCCGACGATTGATGCGGTGGCGATCGCCACACCAGTCTCTACCCATTTTGATTTGGCTTTAGCTGCATTGAAAGCAGGAAAGCACGTACTGGTAGAAAAACCAATGACTGTCTCTTCTGAGCAAGCACTGCGTTTGATCGATGAGGCTGAAAAACGCAATCTGGTGCTGATGGTAGATCATACCTTTGTCTACACTGGTGCAGTCCGCAAGATGCGGGACTTAGTGGTGACAAATGCTTTAGGTGATATTTATTACTACGATTCTGTACGCGTTAACTTAGGGCTATTCCAGCATGATGTGAACGTGATTTGGGATTTGGCAGTACATGACCTATCAATTATGAACTATGTTCTGCAATCCCAACCTTATGCAGTGTCAGCAACAGGGATTAGCCATGTTCCTGGCGAACCAGAAAATATCGCTTATTTAACTCTGTTTTTTGAAAGCAACTTAATAGCCCACATTCATGTCAACTGGCTCGCACCCGTGAAAGTGCGCCGGACTCTGATTGGTGGTTCCCAAAAGATGATCGTGTTTGATGATTTAGAACCTAGTGAAAAGCTGAAGGTATACGACAAAGGACTGATCCTCAACGGTCATACCGAAAGCGTTTACCAAATGCTAATTGGTTACCGCACAGGTGATATGTGGTCGCCGCAATTAGACATGACAGAAGCATTGCGAACCGAAGGCTTACATTTCATCAATTGTATCCAAACAGGCGATCGCCCCATTACTGATGGGGAAGCAGGACTGCGGGTAGTGAGAATTCTCGAAGCTGCAAGCCAGTCCCTCAAGCAACATGGCCGATTAGTTGAACTAAATTTAGCAGAGGTGGCAGCGTGATTCCATTCGTAGATCTCAAAACTCAATATCTCAGCATCAAAGATGAAATTGATACTGCTGTTCTCAAAGTCTTAGAAAGTACTCAATTCGTTTTGGGTAATGAAGTTAAAGCCTTAGAAGCAGAATTTGCTGACTATTGCAACGCAGACTTTGGTATCGCTGTCAATACAGGTACTAGCGCCCTCCATCTAGCATTATTAGCAGCAGGTATTGGTGCAGGCGATGAAGTCATTACTGTACCTTTTACCTTTGTCGCCACAGCAGCCGCGATTTGTTATACCGGAGCCAGACCAGTTTTTGTTGATATCGATCCGATTACCTACACTATAGATGTCAACAAAATCGAACGAGCGATTACTGAACGTACCAAAGCCATTCTGCCTGTACATTTGTATGGTCAACCAGCAGATATGGAACCGATTATGGAAATCGCGCGCCGTCATGGTTTGACAGTAATTGAAGATGCTGCCCAAGCTCATGGTGCAGAATACAAGGGACAGAGGGTAGGTAGTATTGGGGATATTGGCTGCTTTAGTTTTTACCCTGGTAAGAATTTAGGAGCTTATGGTGAAGGTGGGATGATTGTCACTAATAACCCCGAATACACCCACACCATGCAAATGTTACGCGACTGGGGTCAAGAACGCAGATATCACCATGTCCTCAAAGGTTATAACTACCGCATGGATGGTATCCAAGGGGCAATTTTACGGGTGAAATTACGCTATATCGAAGAGTGGACAGAAGCTAGAAGAACACACGCCGCCCAGTACAATCAACTTTTAGCCAATACTGGTTTAACTACACCTGTAGCCTTACCTCATAATCGCCATGTTTATCATGTCTATGCAGTGCGGACTTCCCAAAGGGAATGGCTACAGCAACAGCTAAATGCACAAGAAATTCAAACAGGGATTCATTACCCCATCCCAGTTCACCTACAAACAGCTTACTCTGATTTAGATTACAAACCAGGTGATTTTCCCCACTCAGAATTAGCCGCTAGAGAAGTGCTTTCCTTACCCATGTATGCTGAACTCACAGCTACACAGGTGAGCAAAGTAGCTAATAGTCTCCAAAACATTCTGCAGGGAGTGGCTGTTTAATGAGCGATCGCCGTCCTGGTTTAAATCCCCATCGCCTTGTTTCCTTGGTACGCCAAGCTGTTGAGGGTTGTGATTTGCAATTGCAAAACGCGATCGTGCTGACAGAAGCCGCAACAGGGGCCTATGCAGTGACACCAATTGTAGCTGCGATCGCTGGAGCCGAGAAAGTCTTGGCGATCGCCAAGACTACCCGCTATGGTACCGTAGAGCAAGTGCAAGCTTTGACAAAGCAACTAGCTGATATTGCCGGAGTCAGCGACCGCATTGAATTTATCGCCGAAAAAACTCCAGATATTGTTGCTCAAGCCGATATCATTACCAACAGCGGCCATGTTCGCCCCATCAATGCAGAGATGATTGGTTGGATGAAACCGAATGCTGTCATTGGCTTAATGTACGAAGCTTGGGAATTTAGACCAGAAGACTTGGATCTAATTACCTGTCGTCTCAAAGGTATCCAGGTTGTAGGGGTGAACGAACGTCATCCAGCAGTAGATGTCTTTTCCTTTTTGGGAATTATGGCAGTCAAACAATTGCTGGATGCCGGAATTTCCGTTTACACCAGCAATATTTTATTGTTATGTGATAACCCTTTTCAGCGATTTATTGAGCGTGGTTTAGTCCAAGCTGGTGCCACAGTAGATACTGTTGATAGCCTTGCCACTGCATCCATCAATAAAAACTACGATGCCATTCTCGTAGCTTTACAACCACGCCTAGAACCAATACTAGGCGCTAAAGATGCGGCAGCGATCGCTAAATATTGGACAGGTACATTAGTTGCTCAATATTGGGGAGACATCGAGCGATCGGCTTTTGCTGCCCAAAATATCCCCGTATCTCCAGAAATTGAGCCAAAACCAGGACACATGGGCATTCTCCCATCAGCCGTGGGGCCAGAACCAATTGTACGTCTGCAGACAGGCGGACTCAAAGCTGCTGAAGTGATTTGGCGGCAATCTTTCCAACCGCAAACATCTGGTTTGGAATTTGTGCAACTCCTGTGAGGAATTAGTCAATGGTCAATGTACTGCTAATTGGTATAGGTACCACTACTTTAACTGCCTTAGAGTCCTTAATTTCTCAGTGTCATGTTCAAGGAATAGTGCGTTATCCCGATACAGATGATCCTGTAGCTAATTTAGCTCAAAAAGCAAATATTCCCATATTTACAGATACCTCACAAACAGCAATTAAAGTACTAATTCTCAAATTTCAGCCAGATTGCGTGGTAGTTTCTTCTTATAATCAAATTCTGCCACCTGCACTGATTGAACTGTCTACATTCATCAATGTTCATTATTCTCCTTTGCCCCAATATCGAGGACGGGCTAATGTTAATTGGGCAATTATTAATGATGAACCTTGCGCGGCAATTAGCATTCATAAAATTTCACCTGATTTAGATGAAGGAAATATTTTCTTTCAACAGCTAATTCCCATTCATCGTAATGACACGGTAGCTGATTTGTATGACAGATTAAATGAAATTCAGAAGCAAAATTTAGGTGAGATAGTTGTTAAAGCCTTGAATGGTTACCCAGGAGTTCAGCAAAATAACGCTGAAGCTACTTATAGTTGTACTCGCCTACCTGAAGATGGTGAGATTAATTGGTCGGCTTCTACTAGAAGTATAGATTGTTTAATTCGGGCATTAGTTGCTCCTTTTCCTGGTGCTTACACATATTTTCAAGGAAAGAAACTCACAATTTGGCAAGCCCAGCCTGTAGATAATCCACCTGTTTATGTAGGACGCATACCCGGTAGAATTATCAATAGATCCAAAACAGATGGTTTTGTTGATGTGTTAAATGGTGATGGAGTGCTGAGAATTTTTACAGTTCAACTGACTGGAGAAGAAAAAACAGCAGCAGCTAATATCATTAAGTCTGTGAAAACTACTTTAGGCTTACAAACTTCTGATTTGCTAAATCGTATTCAACTTTTAGAAGCACAAATTAACCAATTACAAGAAAATGCAAAATAAGCGCGTATTAATTACAGGGGGAGCAGGTTTAGTTGGCTCCCATATTGCTGATTTATTAGTTAAAGAAGGCGTATCGGAAATTATTATTCTCGATAACTTCACACGCGGTCAAATTAAAAATTTAGCATGGGCAAAAGAACACGGGCCCTTAGTAGTTGTAGAAGGCGATATTAGAGACCAAAAACTGCTAGGCGAAGTTATGCAAGGCGTTGATGTTGTCTTTCATCAAGCAGCAATTCGCATTACTCAATGTGCAGAAGAACCACGTTTAGCTTTGGAAGTTTTAGCAGATGGCACTTTCAACGTATTGGAAGCAGCAGTCAAAGCCGATGTGAAAAAGGTAGTAGCTGCTTCTTCTGCTTCTATTTACGGGATGGCAGAAGATTTCCCCACTACAGAATCCCATCACCCATACAATAACCGCACCCTTTATGGTGCAGCCAAGGTCTTTAATGAAGGCTTATTACGCAGTTTCCATGATATGTATGGGCTAGATTATGTAGGTTTGCGCTACTTCAATGTCTACGGCCCGCGTATGGATATATACGGTGTCTATACTGAAGTTTTGATTCGCTGGATGGAACGCATCGCCGCAGGTCAACCACCACTAATTTTTGGCGATGGCAAACAAACAATGGACTTTGTATATATCGAAGACATTGCTAGAGCCAATATCTTAGCCGCTAAAGCTGATGTTACCGATGAGGTGTTTAACATTGCCAGTGGTGTAGAAAGCAGTTTGAATGACCTCGCGTATAGTTTGGCGAAAGTGATGGGATCAGATTTACAACCAGAATACGGC contains the following coding sequences:
- a CDS encoding Gfo/Idh/MocA family protein — encoded protein: MGSNIKIGVIGYGYWGPNLVRNFSEIPGAEIKTVSDFKPELLAKVQARYPKINVTTDCRDIFTDPTIDAVAIATPVSTHFDLALAALKAGKHVLVEKPMTVSSEQALRLIDEAEKRNLVLMVDHTFVYTGAVRKMRDLVVTNALGDIYYYDSVRVNLGLFQHDVNVIWDLAVHDLSIMNYVLQSQPYAVSATGISHVPGEPENIAYLTLFFESNLIAHIHVNWLAPVKVRRTLIGGSQKMIVFDDLEPSEKLKVYDKGLILNGHTESVYQMLIGYRTGDMWSPQLDMTEALRTEGLHFINCIQTGDRPITDGEAGLRVVRILEAASQSLKQHGRLVELNLAEVAA
- a CDS encoding DegT/DnrJ/EryC1/StrS family aminotransferase — translated: MIPFVDLKTQYLSIKDEIDTAVLKVLESTQFVLGNEVKALEAEFADYCNADFGIAVNTGTSALHLALLAAGIGAGDEVITVPFTFVATAAAICYTGARPVFVDIDPITYTIDVNKIERAITERTKAILPVHLYGQPADMEPIMEIARRHGLTVIEDAAQAHGAEYKGQRVGSIGDIGCFSFYPGKNLGAYGEGGMIVTNNPEYTHTMQMLRDWGQERRYHHVLKGYNYRMDGIQGAILRVKLRYIEEWTEARRTHAAQYNQLLANTGLTTPVALPHNRHVYHVYAVRTSQREWLQQQLNAQEIQTGIHYPIPVHLQTAYSDLDYKPGDFPHSELAAREVLSLPMYAELTATQVSKVANSLQNILQGVAV
- a CDS encoding methionyl-tRNA formyltransferase, producing MVNVLLIGIGTTTLTALESLISQCHVQGIVRYPDTDDPVANLAQKANIPIFTDTSQTAIKVLILKFQPDCVVVSSYNQILPPALIELSTFINVHYSPLPQYRGRANVNWAIINDEPCAAISIHKISPDLDEGNIFFQQLIPIHRNDTVADLYDRLNEIQKQNLGEIVVKALNGYPGVQQNNAEATYSCTRLPEDGEINWSASTRSIDCLIRALVAPFPGAYTYFQGKKLTIWQAQPVDNPPVYVGRIPGRIINRSKTDGFVDVLNGDGVLRIFTVQLTGEEKTAAANIIKSVKTTLGLQTSDLLNRIQLLEAQINQLQENAK
- a CDS encoding NAD-dependent epimerase/dehydratase family protein, coding for MQNKRVLITGGAGLVGSHIADLLVKEGVSEIIILDNFTRGQIKNLAWAKEHGPLVVVEGDIRDQKLLGEVMQGVDVVFHQAAIRITQCAEEPRLALEVLADGTFNVLEAAVKADVKKVVAASSASIYGMAEDFPTTESHHPYNNRTLYGAAKVFNEGLLRSFHDMYGLDYVGLRYFNVYGPRMDIYGVYTEVLIRWMERIAAGQPPLIFGDGKQTMDFVYIEDIARANILAAKADVTDEVFNIASGVESSLNDLAYSLAKVMGSDLQPEYGPERKVNPVQRRLADVSKAKELLGFEAQVSLEEGLQRLVSWWREQKLAKEASNV